Proteins encoded in a region of the Balaenoptera ricei isolate mBalRic1 chromosome 19, mBalRic1.hap2, whole genome shotgun sequence genome:
- the LOC132353455 gene encoding carbohydrate sulfotransferase 6: MWLRRISSTAVTALLLAQTGLLLFLVSRPRPPSPVGGEERVHVLVLSSWRSGSSFVGQLFSQHPNVFYLMEPAWHVWAALSQGSAVALHMAVRDLVRSVFLCDMDVFDAYLPWRRNLSDLFQWAESRALCSPPACSAFPRGAISSEAVCKPLCARRPFGLAQEACRTYSHVVLKEVRFFNLQVLYPLLSDPALNLRIVHLVRDPRAVLRSREQTAKALARDNGIVLGTNGKWVEADPDLRVVREVCRSHVRIAEAAMRKPPPSLRGRYRLVRFEDLARAPLPEIRALYAFAGLSLTPQLEAWIHNITHGVGPGARREAFKTTSRDALNVSQAWRHTLPFAKIRRVQELCAGALQLLGYRPVFSEDEQRDLALDLMLPRGPGSFSWASSTAEHSGP; encoded by the coding sequence ATGTGGCTGCGGCGCATCTCCAGCACCGCGGTGACCGCGCTCCTGCTGGCGCAGACCGGCCTCCTGCTCTTCCTGGTCTCCCGGCCCAGGCCGCCGTCCCCGGTGGGTGGCGAGGAGAGGGTGCACGTGCTGGTGCTGTCCTCGTGGCGCTCGGGCTCATCCTTCGTGGGTCAGCTCTTCAGCCAGCACCCCAACGTCTTCTACCTGATGGAGCCCGCGTGGCACGTGTGGGCCGCTTTGTCGCAGGGCAGCGCGGTGGCACTACACATGGCGGTGCGCGACCTGGTGCGCTCCGTCTTCCTGTGCGACATGGACGTGTTCGACGCCTACCTGCCGTGGCGGCGCAACCTGTCGGACCTCTTCCAGTGGGCGGAGAGCCGCGCGCTGTGCTCGCCGCCCGCCTGCAGCGCCTTCCCGCGCGGCGCCATCAGCAGCGAGGCAGTGTGCAAGCCGCTGTGCGCGCGACGGCCCTTCGGCCTGGCCCAGGAGGCCTGCCGCACCTACAGCCACGTGGTGCTCAAGGAGGTGCGCTTCTTCAACCTGCAGGTGCTCTACCCGCTGCTCAGCGACCCGGCGCTCAACCTGCGCATCGTGCACCTGGTGCGCGACCCGCGGGCTGTGCTGCGCTCGCGCGAGCAGACGGCCAAGGCACTGGCGCGTGACAACGGCATCGTGTTGGGCACCAACGGCAAGTGGGTGGAGGCCGACCCGGACCTGCGTGTGGTGCGCGAGGTGTGCCGCAGCCACGTGCGCATCGCCGAGGCCGCCATGCGCAAGCCACCGCCCTCCCTGCGCGGCCGCTACCGCCTGGTGCGCTTCGAGGACCTGGCACGGGCGCCGCTGCCCGAGATCCGCGCGCTCTACGCCTTCGCAGGCCTGAGTCTCACACCGCAGCTCGAGGCCTGGATCCACAACATCACCCACGGGGTCGGGCCAGGCGCGCGCCGCGAGGCCTTCAAGACCACGTCCAGGGACGCGCTCAACGTCTCGCAGGCCTGGCGCCACACGCTGCCCTTCGCCAAGATCCGCCGCGTGCAGGAGCTGTGTGCAGGCGCACTGCAGCTGCTGGGCTACCGGCCAGTGTTCTCTGAGGACGAGCAGCGCGACCTCGCCCTGGACCTCATGCTGCCGCGCGGCCCGGGCAGCTTCAGCTGGGCATCGTCCACTGCCGAGCACTCGGGGCCGTAG